The DNA region GGTCGTACGTCTAGATAGAAGCTCAGTTTCCCGGGACCGGCGTTGGCAGTCAACCCCGCAGCAGCACTTGTTCCACCTGAAGACTTCCCTTGGTAAAAATCAATCACATATTCAACTCGTTCTCCATCGCATCGCTCAACAACCCAGTCGTGTCGGTCAAACGGCAGCTGGTAGCCCATCCAGCTATTGACCCGGGCGCGTGGACTCAGAAACTGAGGGTCAACGCCCAACCCGCGGAATGAATACAGCTTCGGACCACCGCATTTCCGGCTCCCAGGGTCCGACGAAGGAGCCTTCTTTTCCCAATCTAGAATCTGCTGCCAGGCACGCTCATTAACGGCATTGTGGATAGGGATAATGGACGCCACTGTTGTCGCTAATTCAGTTGGCGAGTTGGTCGAAGTTGGCGTGTTGCCTTTTTTCACAAGAGCTTCGAAGAATTGACGCTCTGAGGGGTATATCCAGTTTCCGGAGGTCTTGTCATGGCCCGTTTCATCTTCCGCATTGGATGGGGTATCATGCGATGCGGCGTACGGTGATGGGCATACTGAAGCGGTTTGCGATGAATCCGCTCTGTCATTAAAGGCACGCGGTATGCTGCTCACTTCGCGATCTGCAGAAAGAGGTCGTTGTGCTTTTGTTCGAGGCTCGGAATCGGCAGACGGAGGTGGTGGATGAGGAGCTCCGCCAGAGGCACGGTGTTGCTGGAGCCAAACTTCGCGGGTTTTGTGATCGACTGGACATGCGTCTGCCGGGGGAGGCGACTGTGTACTTGCACCGGCGCCCATTGTTGGCGATTGTAGAGGGGAACAATGGCTTTAATGAAATTAGTAAAAAAAGGCATCCAAAGGCGGAGGGGAAGAATTTCTGTCACCGCTCACCGCTTTCGCGACCAAACCATACGGAATTGCCAAATTGCCCGACTGGGAAATCTGGTCCCCTCAACTGTGATACCTTGCCCCTGACCACTTTCTGAATCCCATATTCCTTCTCATCGTATCCTCAAACAAACACAATGgctggtgaattggacaacAAGGTCTTCCGGGCCACTACTACGGCTCCTGTCAACATTGCCGTAATCAAGTAAGTGATCTGGTCCCCTATAAATTTGGCGCCGAGAATGCATCTGACATGGAATTGCAGATACTGGGGAAAGAGAGACCCTAGCTTGAACTTGCCTACCAACTCCTCGCTCTCTGTCACGCTGTCTCAGAAGTCGCTGCGTACTCTCACTACTGCTTCCTGCGCTGCCACCTACCCCGCCGACGAGCTTATTCTGAACGGCAAGCCTCAAGAAATCCAGTCCTCGAAGCGAACTCTTGCCTGCCTCGCGAGCCTGCGTGCTCACCGCCAGGCTGTCGAAGATGCTGACTCCTCCCTCCCGAAACTCTCAACTCTTTCTCTCAGAATCGTCTCTGAGAACAACTTCCCTACGGCCGCTGGTCTCGCAAGTTCTGCGGCCGGTTTTGCGGCGCTCGTCCGCGCTGTGGCAGATCTCTACCAATTGCCCCAATCTCCTCGGGACCTCAGCCGTATTGCTCGTCAGGGATCTGGCTCTGCTTGTCGGTCGTTGATGGGCGGATACGTGGCCTGGCGCGCAGGTGAACTCGCTGATGGCAGTGACagtttggcggaggaggttgcTCCCGCCTCGCATTGGCCTGAGATGCGTGCGTTGGTTTTGGTCGTCAGCGCGGATAAGAAGGACGTCCCCAGCACTGAGGGTATGCAGACAACTGTCGCTACTTCTAACCTGTTCGAGACTCGGGCGAAGACCGTTGTTCCTGAACGCATGGCTGCCATTGAGACGGCTATCCAGAACCGGGACTTCCCCGCCTTTGCTGAGATCACTATGCGTGACTCGAATGGATTTCACGCCACTTGCCTGGACTCGTGGCCGCCAATTTTCTACATGAACGACGTTTCTCGCGCTGCTGTCCGCCTTGTGCACGACATCAACCGCGCCGTGGGCCAGACTGTGTGTGCATACACTTTCGATGCAGGCCCGAATGCTGTCATCTACTACCTCGAGAAGGACACTGAACTTGTTGCCGGTACCGTTAAGTCTATCCTCGGCGCTAGTGCTGAGGGCTGGGACGGCCCGTTCAACGAGCCCTTGAAGGACGTCCCCGCAGGTGTGGCTCTTGACAAGCTGGACTCCAGAGCCATCGAGGGAATTAAGGATGGCGTCAGCCGGGTGATTCTGACTGGTGTTGGGGAGGGCCCCATCAGCGTGGATGAACACCTTGTCAGCGAGACGGGTGATATCATCTCCCAATGAGTATTGAATGTGCCGACCAAGATACCCATTATTGTTCTCCATTGAGCGAGTATTGCAGCGCAACTTATCTGAACGCACATGCATATAAGGTATACACTATACCTACTTTATCTTCCGGTTTCTATTTTTTCGGGTTATATTTTATATTTAATACAGTGAATAGTTTTGAGATATATGAATTCCAAGAGTGCTTGAACAACTCTCCTCAATGTTTTTCAGTAGACTTAACTTTTCATAACCTTTGCCGGCATGTTTATCATAAAGCAGAAAAAGGACAAAGTGCCATATGTCCATAAACCATAATCGTCATCACAGAAATCCTTAGACATCTCAAGCCAGCAACGAAGACTTCTTCGTCTCTTTAACCGCCGGAGCATCACGCGGTTTTCCAGTAGCCGTAGTCGACACCACGCTATCCCAGAAAACACCCTGTCCTCCAGTCGGCCTGATTCCTTCTTCGCCAGTTACGTTCTCACCCTGGCCCAGatcaacctcctgcagagcAGTCGTCTCAAACACCTCTTCTCTCGCATCAGCGCACATCTTCAACACCTCCTGCAACGCCTTCTCAATAGCAGCAGCGCGCTCACGCATCCCCCGTCTCAGAAGCGCATCGACCAACGACTCCACTTCGGACACAGTCGAGTTGGCGCGTTCAATAAGCCGCCGCACACTGTTCACCAGATACTCTTCCTCATAGACAGTACCCTTCTTACCACGTGCGCGCTTCCGCTCTTCACGTCTTCGTGTGCGGGATGTCTGCCGCGAGGAGGCCGTGTTGCCGGTGTATCTCGTGAACATACTCCGGCCAGCGAGTGTGGTGGCTTCAGTTGGTGCGAGGGAGACGTTATCCGGGATCTCGATACCTTCACCGGTTGTGGGATCGCCTCCGAAGTAGGCCAGTGGATCTTCCGCACGGCGAGTACGGAGTTCCTGGACCCGGGGTACTTGCGCGTTAAGCTGAGAGCGGAAGTCGGCAAGGAGATCGGTCATTGAACCCATTGCATCTGCGAGACCACTGTCCACGATATCAGGGATAAGATTCTTCTTGCCTGTGAGGGTAAGCAAGCGTGTTGCGTCTGCGAAACGGGAGCCGCGGCAGAGGAGGCGAGCGGCGGTGTCGATTTCGTGCAGGTGCTCTGTGTAGATTGTAGCAGCGGACACGTAGTCACGGCTTTCCTCGACGAGGGTGTTTGCTAGGTTAAGAGCGTGCTCGTTGAGTTCTGCTTCAGAGAGAGGGACCATCATAGCGCAGTAGAGGGACTCGCGCCAGAGGTGGGCGATGTTGAAGCATTTGTAGGCGTCGTCGTAAAGGGAAAGTGATTCGTAGGCAATGCCTGCATCTTTGTGCTGCGACTGGTCGCGGAGATAGTCGGCGTAGAGATGAGTGATGTCACGCAGCTGCTCGGGCTGGTACTTGTAGGCGTCGATGGCTTCCTTGTACAGATCGTGCTTGATGGCGTATGCCCGCAGCTCATCATCTGCGCCTAGTGCGTGCAGTCCCTTCAATGCTTTGGCCCAGCGTCCGAGGTAGTTATCGATTTCGAAGTGCTTTCGAAGCTCAGGGAGCTGCTGGAGTTTCCGCAGGAATGGTAGGTACTCGCGCGGATCCTGGAAGACGTTAGCAATATAAGCAGTGATTCTAGGTTGGAGTACTAACCCTCTGAGCTTGCTGAGCAACTAGTAGTGTGAGCTCAAGATCATACAGTCCCAGGGCGTGGTGGTAAAGAAGATTAGCATCTGTCAAGAAGCACATGTGCTCGATAGCATCTTCCGCTTGCTCTGAATCTTGTTCTGTTCCGGCTGTCAGTGACTTATTGAAGATATTAGTGCGATGATAGAATTAACCTCTCAAACGGGCAACAAGCCGCAAACCAGCTTCGAGATCTGGGGGCGATTTGCAGACATGGGCAGTAATGAGATTGTGTAGATTGGTATCGATCCGCTTGTCCAAAGTTACCAAAAACGCATCGCAGATCCGGTTAACCTTACTGCCCTTGCTAGGGAGCTTGCGGGGTGCAGGCGCCGACTGCGCCGTGGTTGCGGTTTCTGTCTTCGCGATCTTGAGTGTATCCTGATAGAGAGTCTGCGAAACGTCGTCCTCACTAGATGATAATGTCAGTATACTGAATGGATCTGCCCATTTACAAGAGCCTTACCTCAAACGGGATATGAACTCGTCAACGAAATCGACCCTCTTCACTTGATCAACAAACAGCCCGACATTCTCCATGAACTGCTCCGGGGCATAATCATGGAGGATGTTCAGGTCCACCATCTGACTGCGGCAAGCCATGAACGCAGACCGATAGTCCTTGCGATCAATGAAGGTTCGTACACCTGACAGAACGAGAGCTCGTGGGTATATCGTTTCAAGATTACCACGGGGCATCTGTAAAGTAACAGCAAAGTTAGATGGCGTGACAGTCACCAACTTTCCTCCACGCTCGATATTCCTGCAACGTTCGTCTGTCTCAGGGGTATCACCAGGGACTTCCAGCTCTTCAAAACTATTCAGATGCACGAACTTGAGGAGATGCTGAGAGGTAGTAAATATGATATGTGCAGTGGTTACAAGGAACGAAGTGCAGTTCCTTGCGAGCAACTGCTTGTTCGCGTACAGAGACCCAGTTCTCGTCATTGAAACCAGGATATCATTATCTTCAGAGATATGGACAGCCTTCGCCCAGTGTGTATCGACAGTTGGAGACTGAGCCCAGGGAACCACTTGGAATTCATCACCCGATAGTGGCTCGATATTGGAGTAAGAAACAGGTTGCCCATGCTGGCTAACGTGTGATAGCCAGAGAGTTTCATGGCCCAATGATGGGAAAATGGAGAACAATTGCTCTGAGTCGGCTGTTTGATGTACGATCTTAGTGACGCGGGTCTCCAGCGTGGTTCGTTCGATCTGAGCATTATTCGGACCACCGTTCTTGAGCACGTAAACTTCAGTCTCGTTCAGGAAAGCGATTTGGCGTGGCCGACTGTCTGGCGCATCTGACAGCGGATAACTCGACTCTAGGATCGGAATAGGAACCGGCCGGTTCTTCAGGGCCCACAAGAAGACGGAGAAACGGTCGTTCATCAAGACAGCAATGCGGGTACCTGACTTGCTGAATGCGACATCGATAGCATTTGAATCAAGGATCAGCTCGTTGTGAGCCATTGGGGGTGGCACCCCTGATAGTCTCAAGGGGGTCAACTTGAAGTTTTCTTCTACGAGTTAGAAAAAATTCACATATTTGACAAGGATTAAGACTTACTGCCATCAATAACTGCCACGGCACCGACATCGTGGGGAATCAAAGTTGAACCGTTTGCAACGTCGAATACGAACTCCACTTCCAGAACTGAGGCTGAAGCGCCCGCAACAAAACGCAAGGCCTTTTCCTGGTGCCACTTGAAAGAGTATGAAAGAGGAAACAACGGGTCTACCAGCACGGGTATTTCCTGCT from Aspergillus chevalieri M1 DNA, chromosome 2, nearly complete sequence includes:
- the CYT2 gene encoding cytochrome c1 heme lyase CYT2 (COG:C,O;~EggNog:ENOG410PK4M;~InterPro:IPR000511;~PFAM:PF01265;~go_component: GO:0005739 - mitochondrion [Evidence IEA];~go_function: GO:0004408 - holocytochrome-c synthase activity [Evidence IEA]) — protein: MGAGASTQSPPPADACPVDHKTREVWLQQHRASGGAPHPPPPSADSEPRTKAQRPLSADREVSSIPRAFNDRADSSQTASVCPSPYAASHDTPSNAEDETGHDKTSGNWIYPSERQFFEALVKKGNTPTSTNSPTELATTVASIIPIHNAVNERAWQQILDWEKKAPSSDPGSRKCGGPKLYSFRGLGVDPQFLSPRARVNSWMGYQLPFDRHDWVVERCDGERVEYVIDFYQGKSSGGTSAAAGLTANAGPGKLSFYLDVRPKLNSFEGWRMRFNRYFG
- the mvd1 gene encoding diphosphomevalonate decarboxylase MVD1 (BUSCO:EOG09263BG5;~COG:I;~EggNog:ENOG410PG2B;~InterPro:IPR006204,IPR036554,IPR020568,IPR005935, IPR041431,IPR029765,IPR014721;~PFAM:PF18376,PF00288;~go_component: GO:0005829 - cytosol [Evidence IEA];~go_function: GO:0004163 - diphosphomevalonate decarboxylase activity [Evidence IEA];~go_function: GO:0005524 - ATP binding [Evidence IEA];~go_function: GO:0016831 - carboxy-lyase activity [Evidence IEA];~go_process: GO:0008299 - isoprenoid biosynthetic process [Evidence IEA];~go_process: GO:0019287 - isopentenyl diphosphate biosynthetic process, mevalonate pathway [Evidence IEA]), yielding MAGELDNKVFRATTTAPVNIAVIKYWGKRDPSLNLPTNSSLSVTLSQKSLRTLTTASCAATYPADELILNGKPQEIQSSKRTLACLASLRAHRQAVEDADSSLPKLSTLSLRIVSENNFPTAAGLASSAAGFAALVRAVADLYQLPQSPRDLSRIARQGSGSACRSLMGGYVAWRAGELADGSDSLAEEVAPASHWPEMRALVLVVSADKKDVPSTEGMQTTVATSNLFETRAKTVVPERMAAIETAIQNRDFPAFAEITMRDSNGFHATCLDSWPPIFYMNDVSRAAVRLVHDINRAVGQTVCAYTFDAGPNAVIYYLEKDTELVAGTVKSILGASAEGWDGPFNEPLKDVPAGVALDKLDSRAIEGIKDGVSRVILTGVGEGPISVDEHLVSETGDIISQ
- a CDS encoding Elongator subunit IKI3 (BUSCO:EOG09260JO5;~COG:K;~EggNog:ENOG410PG97;~InterPro:IPR006849;~PFAM:PF04762;~go_component: GO:0033588 - Elongator holoenzyme complex [Evidence IEA];~go_process: GO:0002098 - tRNA wobble uridine modification [Evidence IEA]) is translated as MRNLKNVRLAEVQLQNDLPLTSTAWDAALDAVVCTFGPAEGNPVIELRRKRQDAYFLDPVSADAFDSIASWDAPCPLPDLPCDRVLSLHYFADNLTACLVLEGGDIIVVREEPLPGEDKIEILGSVDVGITAAAWSPDEEMLTLTTRANTFLYMTREFENVAAVTFTPEDLQASQHVSVGWGKRETQFQGKRAKALRDPTVPEKVDEGKLSSHDDGSATITWRGDGAYVAVNTIEGGTRRVIRVYSREGTLDSVSEPVDRLEGALSWRPSGNLIAGVQRLEDKINVVFFERNGLRHGEFTLRLTEEERASWASNIHLSWNIDSTVLAVRFKDRIQFWTTGNYYYYLKQEIPVLVDPLFPLSYSFKWHQEKALRFVAGASASVLEVEFVFDVANGSTLIPHDVGAVAVIDGKNFKLTPLRLSGVPPPMAHNELILDSNAIDVAFSKSGTRIAVLMNDRFSVFLWALKNRPVPIPILESSYPLSDAPDSRPRQIAFLNETEVYVLKNGGPNNAQIERTTLETRVTKIVHQTADSEQLFSIFPSLGHETLWLSHVSQHGQPVSYSNIEPLSGDEFQVVPWAQSPTVDTHWAKAVHISEDNDILVSMTRTGSLYANKQLLARNCTSFLVTTAHIIFTTSQHLLKFVHLNSFEELEVPGDTPETDERCRNIERGGKLVTVTPSNFAVTLQMPRGNLETIYPRALVLSGVRTFIDRKDYRSAFMACRSQMVDLNILHDYAPEQFMENVGLFVDQVKRVDFVDEFISRLSEDDVSQTLYQDTLKIAKTETATTAQSAPAPRKLPSKGSKVNRICDAFLVTLDKRIDTNLHNLITAHVCKSPPDLEAGLRLVARLREQDSEQAEDAIEHMCFLTDANLLYHHALGLYDLELTLLVAQQAQRDPREYLPFLRKLQQLPELRKHFEIDNYLGRWAKALKGLHALGADDELRAYAIKHDLYKEAIDAYKYQPEQLRDITHLYADYLRDQSQHKDAGIAYESLSLYDDAYKCFNIAHLWRESLYCAMMVPLSEAELNEHALNLANTLVEESRDYVSAATIYTEHLHEIDTAARLLCRGSRFADATRLLTLTGKKNLIPDIVDSGLADAMGSMTDLLADFRSQLNAQVPRVQELRTRRAEDPLAYFGGDPTTGEGIEIPDNVSLAPTEATTLAGRSMFTRYTGNTASSRQTSRTRRREERKRARGKKGTVYEEEYLVNSVRRLIERANSTVSEVESLVDALLRRGMRERAAAIEKALQEVLKMCADAREEVFETTALQEVDLGQGENVTGEEGIRPTGGQGVFWDSVVSTTATGKPRDAPAVKETKKSSLLA